cgtcgtgcgtgaaagttggtccgactcttcacatgtcgtttatctaaaactttcttaaatagaattatctttgaatatgaggatccagatggcccgacggttaacctgagcacctttacatccttaaatcatatacaggatcaaatcttccttgagcgactcgacaggcactagagatagcgtgaaagctcttttgatttccatgaacggagttacatattagattctcttcgctccatggtatttagtaagttaacattgaaacgtatccagtgtaaagtttgaacgtaatccagctttaccttctatgttgttatgttaaccaaataagtttcatcgttgttgatatttcattgacatgttgataacataaaatactaacaaaccaccggttttggatgggattacttttaacaccgcataatatgctaaaaagtaccattcaggtacgatatgaagcggagttacaaaccggttcactggtatggagttatctgggtgcgataattcaaccaaaagccgttttgtaagaaaattaaaccaattagataatatggtagatagggaacaactgtctccagacgttcttaacccagctcacgtattacatctgacggtgaactagcgttcctaactgaatcttgttcaataacaagggagtaatgagccgacatggaggtgctgataaCAATCGagattagaactcccaatattatctgacctgttatcccggcgtaccttacgaccgttatatgatttagagatagaatgtaatgttattaatatccacatggtttctacaaagtgtagatataaaatagtgaatggttctgtaaagatcttgcataacatacctttagatttgcttagcattatagagcttgtaggcatgtaagtaactaaagaactatagatactttgagtgaagaatacaaggatagctccaacaataacatggctaaaatgtataccagttaagatgaaaagtccattaccaaatgcattatcattaatataaagagatagtcctaagtattccgtacagactaacattaagaaggcgactaccaaagtgaatgtcatgatattcgtacagcttgtatacaaatgttggtttttcaaatatacgctggataccactatacttaatgcagagcatagttaagatgataactattgtggatatagaaccaattgaacaccatgtattaatataacaaagataatcagggtaatctggtatccttcttggcataacgttgtgtagttatatgaagcgtacattccttaatatctg
This DNA window, taken from Besnoitia besnoiti strain Bb-Ger1 chromosome Unknown contig00086, whole genome shotgun sequence, encodes the following:
- a CDS encoding putative apocytochrome b (encoded by transcript BESB_081190); this translates as MLCIKYSGIQRIFEKPTFVYKLYEYHDIHFGSRLLNVSLCSLSTILSNWFNFLTKRLLVELSHPDNSIPVNRFVTPLHIVPEWYFLAYYAVLKVIPSKTGGLLVFYVINMSMKYQQR